The following are encoded in a window of Cupriavidus oxalaticus genomic DNA:
- a CDS encoding class I adenylate-forming enzyme family protein, producing the protein MNAPANHIGTMAPLDVLRQYPAHDFTLTGFLAARVAAHPDKPALLFDGETWSYRELEARIAQAAQWLAQAMHVRRGDRVGVLSPNHPSTVVLMFALARIGATMVPANPEYRLDEALYVFQHAQVCGLVCAPATLETGAAIARALGGGVWLRANEPGDHGVPTLEQSMAAATGEAAGEYGAEPADDGGDRDTALIIYTSGTTGFPKGAMHSHRGYVLTAEAFVGRLQLQPDERVMCVMPLFHINALMYSVGGALACGGCLVLVRRFSASSFWRFAAETGATEVNLVAAAGSILARRPRAEFVPGHRITKMFIAPQTQEMVRVMKQEFHVPRLIECYGMTEIPGVIANPFDGPHKLGTMGLISPHPDPAVPVPQARIVDDEGSDVAPGGEGELLIRTPTLMQGYYRDPAQTEAAFRDGWFATGDLVRQDVDGYYVFVARKKDVIRRKGENVSGAELDRIFGEHPAVEEAAAIGVPADLGEEEILLAVQFRPGQSADAAELLAWARGRLAVHKLPRYIATVDAIPHTPTHKPAKHKLKADRTLLARAVDLSAASQ; encoded by the coding sequence ATGAACGCCCCCGCCAACCATATCGGCACGATGGCGCCGCTCGACGTGCTCAGGCAGTACCCGGCGCATGACTTCACGCTGACCGGCTTCCTGGCGGCCCGCGTGGCGGCGCATCCGGACAAGCCGGCATTGCTCTTCGACGGCGAGACCTGGAGCTATCGCGAGCTCGAGGCGCGGATCGCGCAAGCCGCGCAATGGCTGGCACAGGCCATGCACGTGCGCCGCGGCGACCGCGTCGGCGTGCTGTCCCCGAACCATCCGTCCACGGTCGTGCTGATGTTTGCGCTGGCGCGCATCGGCGCGACCATGGTGCCGGCCAACCCGGAATACCGCCTGGACGAGGCGCTGTACGTGTTCCAGCATGCGCAGGTCTGCGGGCTGGTGTGTGCGCCGGCTACGCTGGAAACCGGTGCGGCCATCGCCCGGGCGCTGGGCGGTGGGGTCTGGCTGCGCGCCAACGAACCTGGCGACCACGGCGTGCCGACGCTGGAGCAGTCGATGGCGGCCGCGACCGGCGAAGCTGCCGGCGAATATGGGGCCGAACCTGCCGACGATGGCGGCGACCGGGATACCGCACTGATCATCTACACGTCCGGCACCACGGGCTTCCCCAAGGGTGCGATGCACAGCCATCGCGGCTACGTGCTGACCGCCGAAGCCTTCGTCGGCCGGCTGCAACTGCAGCCCGACGAGCGCGTGATGTGCGTGATGCCGCTGTTCCATATCAATGCGCTGATGTATTCGGTGGGCGGGGCCCTGGCGTGCGGCGGCTGCCTGGTGCTGGTGCGCAGGTTCTCGGCGTCGTCGTTCTGGCGTTTCGCCGCCGAGACCGGTGCCACGGAGGTGAACCTGGTGGCGGCGGCCGGCAGCATCCTGGCCCGGCGCCCGCGTGCCGAGTTCGTGCCTGGCCACCGCATCACCAAGATGTTCATCGCGCCCCAGACCCAGGAAATGGTGCGTGTGATGAAGCAGGAGTTCCACGTGCCGCGGCTGATCGAATGCTATGGCATGACGGAAATCCCGGGCGTGATCGCCAACCCGTTCGACGGCCCGCACAAGCTTGGCACCATGGGCCTGATCTCGCCCCATCCTGATCCGGCGGTGCCGGTGCCGCAGGCCCGCATCGTCGACGACGAAGGCAGCGACGTGGCCCCCGGCGGCGAGGGCGAACTGCTGATCCGCACGCCTACGCTGATGCAAGGCTACTACCGTGACCCGGCCCAGACCGAGGCGGCGTTCCGCGACGGCTGGTTCGCCACCGGCGACCTGGTGCGCCAGGACGTGGACGGCTACTACGTCTTTGTCGCGCGCAAGAAGGATGTGATCCGGCGCAAGGGCGAAAACGTGTCGGGCGCCGAGCTCGACCGCATCTTCGGCGAACACCCGGCGGTGGAAGAAGCGGCGGCCATCGGCGTGCCCGCGGACCTTGGCGAGGAAGAAATCCTGCTGGCGGTGCAGTTCCGCCCGGGCCAGTCGGCCGATGCGGCCGAGCTACTCGCCTGGGCGCGCGGCCGCCTGGCCGTGCACAAGCTGCCGCGCTATATCGCCACCGTTGACGCTATCCCGCACACACCGACGCACAAGCCCGCCAAGCACAAGCTGAAGGCTGACCGGACCTTGCTGGCGCGCGCGGTCGACCTGTCGGCCGCCAGCCAATAA
- a CDS encoding dioxygenase family protein: MSTQDNYTLQRALDAMCAGAPGSDETLQAQFGVALRHFHAMLDELQLTDAQLYRIAAWLGRVSAQDELIMLCDMMGLTMRALDLARTDDQATPQNVTGPFPKDQVAEGSNPCHLATAEEPGQRLEVRGRVRDARTGQPVPGAMLVVWQPNQFGRYENEDDSQSEDNLRGKLRCDAEGGFQIFTVRPGGYIIGREDTEVGVLMRRLGRNRQRAPHIHYRVVQPGYRTLTSQIYFKGDPANPVDCIFSTIDDHIVEVGPHPQRDGYQLLTLDVVIEPEAEPVTA; this comes from the coding sequence ATGAGCACCCAGGACAACTACACCCTCCAGCGCGCGCTGGACGCCATGTGCGCCGGCGCACCCGGCTCCGACGAGACCCTGCAGGCGCAATTCGGCGTGGCGCTGCGGCATTTCCACGCCATGCTGGACGAGCTGCAGCTGACCGATGCCCAGCTCTATCGCATTGCCGCCTGGCTGGGCCGGGTGTCCGCGCAGGATGAGCTGATCATGCTGTGCGACATGATGGGCCTGACCATGCGCGCGCTCGACCTGGCCCGCACCGACGACCAGGCCACGCCGCAGAACGTGACCGGCCCGTTCCCCAAGGACCAGGTGGCCGAAGGCAGCAATCCCTGCCATCTGGCGACGGCAGAGGAACCGGGGCAGCGGCTCGAAGTGCGCGGCCGCGTGCGGGATGCGCGCACGGGCCAGCCGGTGCCGGGCGCAATGCTGGTCGTGTGGCAGCCGAACCAGTTCGGCCGCTACGAGAACGAAGATGACTCCCAGTCCGAAGACAACCTGCGCGGCAAGCTGCGCTGCGATGCGGAGGGCGGTTTCCAGATCTTCACGGTGCGTCCGGGCGGCTACATCATCGGGCGCGAGGACACTGAGGTGGGCGTGCTGATGCGGCGCCTGGGCCGCAACCGCCAGCGCGCGCCGCATATCCACTACCGCGTGGTGCAGCCGGGATACCGCACGCTGACCTCGCAGATCTATTTCAAGGGCGACCCCGCCAACCCGGTCGACTGCATCTTCTCGACCATCGATGACCACATCGTCGAGGTGGGGCCCCATCCGCAGCGTGACGGCTACCAGCTGCTGACGCTGGACGTGGTGATCGAGCCCGAGGCGGAGCCGGTGACGGCCTGA
- a CDS encoding LysR family transcriptional regulator: MRLDPTSLRLFVCVAEEGSIAAAAERAHLAAAAVSKRISELEHGLGTALLRRSNKGVEPTTAGIELVHLARGVLHDLDDIVMRMRDFGGGLRGQVRVVANISAITQFLPAQLKSFLADYPRVDVHLDERVSTAIVRAVAENAADIGIFTACAVDAELETFPYRCDELVVVVPGGHPLAARQSVSIREALDFDLISLQAGSQIHLQLVKAASEAGRVFKPRIHVPGYDALCLMVQAGLGLGILPRSSAAPYQDTLGIRPVRLDEPWAARQLVIGVRAYDSLSAVARLLVERLREDA; this comes from the coding sequence ATGAGACTCGATCCTACCTCGCTGCGGCTCTTTGTCTGCGTGGCGGAAGAGGGTTCCATCGCGGCCGCCGCCGAGCGTGCGCACCTGGCCGCCGCCGCGGTCAGCAAGCGCATCAGCGAGCTGGAGCACGGCCTCGGCACGGCCCTGCTCCGGCGCAGCAACAAGGGCGTGGAGCCGACTACGGCCGGCATCGAGCTGGTGCACCTGGCGCGCGGCGTGCTGCACGACCTCGACGACATCGTGATGCGCATGCGCGACTTCGGCGGTGGCCTGCGCGGCCAGGTCAGGGTGGTCGCCAACATCTCCGCCATCACGCAGTTCCTGCCGGCGCAGCTCAAGTCGTTCCTGGCGGACTATCCGCGTGTCGACGTGCACCTCGATGAGCGCGTTTCCACTGCCATCGTGCGCGCCGTGGCCGAGAACGCCGCGGACATCGGCATCTTCACCGCGTGCGCCGTGGACGCCGAACTGGAGACCTTTCCCTACCGGTGCGACGAACTGGTGGTGGTGGTGCCCGGCGGCCACCCGCTGGCGGCGCGGCAGTCGGTGTCGATCCGCGAGGCGCTCGACTTCGACCTGATCAGCCTGCAGGCCGGCAGCCAGATCCATCTGCAACTGGTGAAGGCGGCCAGCGAGGCCGGCCGCGTGTTCAAGCCGCGCATCCATGTGCCGGGCTATGACGCACTGTGCCTGATGGTGCAGGCGGGGCTGGGGCTGGGCATCCTGCCCAGGTCCAGCGCGGCGCCTTACCAGGACACCCTTGGCATCCGGCCCGTCAGGCTGGACGAGCCCTGGGCCGCGCGGCAACTGGTGATCGGCGTGCGCGCCTATGACAGCCTTTCTGCGGTGGCGAGGCTGCTGGTCGAGCGCTTGCGCGAGGACGCGTAG
- a CDS encoding citryl-CoA lyase has product MTDAKHPRAAGQTSIAHVDIHGVSVHGKDLSEALIGKTGFTAYFLFLLTGREPDAKLVAITDACLVAIAEHGLVPSVQAARMTLAAAPDALQGAVAAGVLGCGSVILGASETAGQLLAEVLAGREHGTLAESANSVVRAVRQARKPLPGFGHPTHKLGDPRAHRLLAIARELGVAGDHVAALEAVAAAVPEHYSKPLPLNVSGAIPAVLLDAGYPATALKGVPLLARVASLIAHLQEERRQPIGFILADAAEQAIAYSAAPAQAS; this is encoded by the coding sequence GTGACGGACGCGAAACACCCCCGGGCAGCCGGGCAGACCAGCATCGCGCATGTGGATATCCACGGCGTGTCGGTGCATGGCAAAGACCTGAGCGAGGCCTTGATCGGCAAGACCGGCTTCACCGCCTACTTCCTGTTCCTGCTGACCGGCCGCGAGCCCGACGCAAAGCTGGTGGCGATCACCGATGCCTGCCTCGTGGCGATCGCGGAGCATGGCCTGGTTCCCTCGGTGCAGGCAGCCCGCATGACGCTGGCCGCCGCGCCGGACGCGTTGCAAGGCGCCGTGGCGGCTGGCGTGCTGGGTTGCGGCTCGGTGATCCTGGGCGCATCGGAAACCGCGGGCCAGCTGCTGGCGGAAGTGCTCGCTGGGCGGGAACACGGCACGCTGGCCGAGAGCGCGAACTCCGTGGTCCGGGCCGTGCGGCAGGCGCGCAAGCCGCTGCCCGGCTTTGGCCATCCGACGCACAAGCTGGGGGATCCGCGCGCGCACCGGTTGCTGGCCATCGCGCGGGAGCTGGGCGTCGCCGGCGACCACGTGGCCGCGCTGGAAGCGGTAGCCGCCGCGGTGCCCGAGCACTACAGCAAGCCCCTGCCGCTGAACGTTTCGGGCGCAATCCCCGCCGTGCTGCTCGATGCTGGCTATCCCGCCACCGCGCTCAAGGGGGTGCCGCTGCTGGCGCGCGTGGCGAGCCTGATCGCCCACCTGCAGGAGGAACGCCGCCAGCCGATTGGCTTCATCCTGGCCGATGCCGCCGAACAGGCCATCGCCTACAGCGCCGCGCCGGCGCAAGCATCATGA
- a CDS encoding IclR family transcriptional regulator domain-containing protein — MTSAAKPTAPVDQDTPPKLEEGHRDYVAALARGLAVIQAFTDATPEMTLSEVAQATGMTPATARRALLTLQALGYIGANGRRFVLLPKVLSLGAAFLSSMNLRDIVQPFLQEVAERFRDSVSLAILDGDSVVYLAHVPSQRRIAFRASVGYRLPVHCTSLGLALLAHAPKALQNKVLDKAPFQKFTPMTLSDADALRAALARTLEQGYAVQYGQLELNVLSIAVPVRDPQQRVIAAINCSTETERTSPEELVATRLPALREAAAMIEAAIRRAPTLAHSILAAS, encoded by the coding sequence ATGACCTCCGCTGCCAAACCCACCGCCCCTGTCGACCAGGACACCCCGCCCAAGCTCGAAGAAGGCCACCGCGACTACGTCGCGGCGCTGGCGCGCGGACTGGCGGTGATCCAGGCGTTCACCGACGCCACGCCGGAAATGACGCTGAGCGAAGTCGCCCAGGCCACCGGCATGACGCCTGCCACCGCGCGCCGTGCGTTGCTGACGCTGCAGGCGCTGGGCTACATCGGCGCCAACGGGCGGCGCTTCGTGCTGCTGCCCAAGGTGCTGTCGCTGGGCGCCGCCTTCCTCAGCTCGATGAACCTGCGCGACATCGTCCAGCCCTTCCTGCAGGAAGTGGCCGAGCGCTTCCGCGATTCGGTCTCGCTCGCCATCCTCGACGGCGACAGCGTGGTCTACCTGGCGCATGTGCCCAGCCAGCGGCGCATCGCGTTCCGCGCCTCGGTCGGCTACCGGCTGCCGGTGCATTGCACCTCGCTCGGCCTCGCCTTGCTGGCGCATGCGCCCAAGGCCCTGCAGAACAAGGTCCTGGACAAGGCGCCGTTCCAGAAATTCACGCCGATGACGCTCAGCGATGCGGATGCGCTGCGCGCCGCGCTGGCACGCACGCTTGAACAGGGCTATGCGGTCCAGTACGGCCAGCTCGAGCTCAACGTCCTGTCGATCGCCGTGCCCGTGCGCGACCCCCAGCAGCGCGTGATCGCCGCCATCAACTGCTCCACCGAGACCGAGCGCACCAGCCCCGAAGAACTGGTCGCCACACGGCTGCCGGCACTGCGCGAGGCGGCCGCGATGATCGAAGCTGCCATCCGGCGGGCGCCCACGCTGGCGCATTCGATCCTGGCGGCCTCCTGA